From Streptomyces sp. SAI-135:
AGGCTCGCCAGCGAGGTCCCGTACGCCCAGTGCACGATCTTCTCCGGCGTGCGCTCCCACAGCCTGAGCGGCAGCTGCTGCGAGCCGCCGACGATCCCGCGGTGGTGGTCGTCCGCCTCGGTGTAGACGACCCGCAGGATCTCCAGGATGGAGTTGGGGAAGTCGGTGTCCCAGCCGCCGGTGCCGAAGCCGACCTGGCCGAAGATCTCCCGGTGCCGGAAGGACTTGAAGGCCTCGGAGTCGCAGAGGAAGCCGTAGAAGGTCTGGTTGTCGAGCTTCTCGACCAGCCGCGCCCAGATCTCGCGGATGCGCGGCACGTCCCGCTCACGCATCGCGCGGTTCATGTCGGAGAAGTCGGCGCCCTCTTCGAGGCACTTGTTCCAGGCGGCGGCGACATCGCGGTAGACCTGCGGGAGGTCGTCGACGGTCTCGGCGTAGTGGGACTCGCCCTTGAGGTCGACGACCGTCGAAGGGGTGGCCTCCGCGAGGGGGTTGGGGAAGGGGCGCGTCTCCAGACCGACGAGGTCGATGTAGTGCTGGAGGGCGGTGGAGGAGGGCGGGAAGCGCATCGCACCCATCTCCGCGGTCAGCGTGGGGTCGCAGCCCTCGAACCCCACGGTCCTGAGCCGTCCGCCGATCCGGTCGGCCTCGTACACGACCGGCTTGAGGCCCATCTTCATCAGCTCGTACGCGGCCACGATCCCGGAGAGACCGCCGCCGATCACGGCGACCTCGCTGCCGTGCTCGGTCGCCGGTATCTGGCCGAGGCCCGCCGGGTGGGCGAGGAAGTCGTCGTAGGCGTAGGGGAAGTCCGGTCCGAACATGGTGATCGGCGGCTGCTGCTCGTCTGCGTGCTCGACGGCGTTGGGCACGGTGGACGTCATGGGGTACGGACTCCTTGGCACAAAGGGGGGTTCAGACGAGGGACGCGTAGAGGCCGGGCCGGCGGTCGGCGAGGTACGGGTTCGCCGCGCGGGAGGCGGTGAGGAGGGCGGGGTCCGCGTCGGCGAACACCAGCTCCTCAGCGCGCCCGGCACGGGCCCGGGCCACCCCGTCGGGGCCGGCCAGCGTGGAGAGCCCGACGAACTCGAACTCCCCTTCCCGGCCGACCCGGTTGACGTAGGCGACGTACATCTGGTTCTCCCAGGCCCGCACCGGCACCAGGGACTCGGCGACGAACTGGAACGGGTGCATCTGGGCCGTCGGCACGATCAGGAGGTCGGTGCCGGCGAGGGCGTGGGCGCGGACGTTCTCCGGGAACTCGACGTCGTAGCAGATCATGAGGCCGACCGTGAGGCCGCCCAACTCGGCCTGGACCACCGGCTGTTCGCCCGGCTCGAAGTGGTCGCGCTCGAAGCAGCCGAACAGGTGGGTCTTGCGGTAGTTGGCGAGCCGGGTGCCGTCGGCGGAGATCAGCTGGGCGGAGTTGAAGACCGTGCCGGCCCGGCGCTCGGGATACCCGTACGCGATCGCGATCCCGTGCCGCCCGGCGATCTCCGCGACCGCGTCCGCCGACTCGCCGTCGGCCGCTTCTGCCAGGCGGGCGATGTCGTCGCCGATCGCGTACCCGGTCAGGAACATCTCGGGTGCGGCCAGCAGTGCGGCGCCCGTGGCGGCGGCCCGGCCCGCGGCCTCGTCGAGGACCTTGAGGTTCCCCTCGACGGAGCCGGGGCGGCCGGAGCTCTGGAGCAGGGCGGTGCGCATGCGTGATCCTCACCGGGCGGAAGGTGGATGTGGGGGCCACAGGGAAGGGCCACGTAGACGGTACGGGCGTCTCACCAGGGCGGACAAGGAGGAGCCGTTGCGCGCTCGTGAGCGGTTCATTGCGTGCGAGGGCGCTCCTGCGGCGATTCGTTGCGCGGACGGTCCTTCGGCGACGCGTCGCGGGGGCGGATCTCCGGTGACGCGTCGCAAGGACGGCCCTCCGGTGATGTGTCGCGTCGGCGCCGGCCGCCCCGGGACAGCACCAGTGCCGTCACCAGGTACGGCCCGGAGAGGATCACGAACACCGTGCTGTGCGGCAGGGACGCGCCGAGCAGGCTGTACAGCCCGAACACGGCGACCGTGACCAGTTCGGTGCCCAGACTCGCCACCGAGGTCAGGGTGGCCCGGCGGGCGTCGTCGATGCGGTGCTGGAGGCGGACGTCGGCGAGCACCTCGGCCAGCTGGAAGCCGGCGAAGGCGAGGCCCACCAGGGCGATGCCGGCCGGGGTGCGGACCCCGGCGCCGACGGCCATCGCTAGGGCCGCGCCCGCGATCAGTGCGGCCAGGCCCCGGGTGCCGAGGCGCTCGGCGGGCCCCGTGAGCAGGCTGCCGACGGTCACGGTCGCCCAGACCAGCAGGACCAGGTAGGGCACGGTCGCGTCGGCCACGCCGAGGTCGCGGATCAGCAGCGAGACGTACTCGTCGAGGGCGCCCCACACCGCGGCGGCGGCGGGCACGAGCAGCAGGGCACCCTGGACCCCGCGGTCCCCGCGGGCCTCGGCGACCCCGGCCCGCAGGGTCGCCGGCCAGCTGGTGCTCCCCTTCTCCGCCGGCACCCGGTGCTCCGGGAGCCGGGTCGCCGTCACCGCGGCCAGCAGACAGGCCAGGACGCTCGCGGCGCCCACGGCCCCGTAGCCGCCGAGCGCGAGGACCGGTCCGGCCAGGCCCATCGCGGCGACCGTGGCCAGCAGCCGGACCGCCCGGGTCCGCCCCATCACGCGCGCGTACCGCTCGGCCGCGCCGAGCCGCTCCAGTTCGTCGTAGACGAGGGCCTCCAGCGAGCCGGAGCCGAGCGCGCCGCCGGCTCCCCACAGGACGAAGCCCAGCGCGAAGGCGCTGTACGACGGCACGGTCACCCACAGCGCGAAGCCGGCCGCGGTGAGCAGTGGGCCGAGCCACAGCAGGCGGCGCCGCGAGACGGTGTCGGCCCAGGCGCCGGAGGGCACCTCCAGCACCACGGCGGTGAGGGACCACAGGGCGAACAGCGAGGAGATCTGCCACAGCGGCAGGCCGGTGTCGGCGAACAGCAGCGCGTACACCGGGTAGAGCAGGACGAGGTCGTCGAGGAACGCGTAGCCGTACAGCGTGGACGTCAGTCGGCGGACGCCGGTGGTGGGCACACGTGCGGGTGAGAGTGACATGAGGCCTTCCCGGAAGGGCGGTTCGGACGTCGTGGGCACGGCGTCCGAGGCGGCCCTCGGGAGGCACGGCTGGTGGATCAATGTCGCCAGGTCATGGCACCGATGTTAGACAGTCCCGGGCCCGGTGCCCAGCGAGAATGTGGTGATCACCGCGGCGTGGTCGGACGGCCAGTCGTTGTCCTCGACATCCGGCCAGGTCCGGTGCGTGCCGGTGACGCAGGTCCGCGAGTCGAGAACCCGCAGGCCGCAGTGGAGCACGAAGTCGATCCGGTCCTGGGGCTCCGGGTGGCCGTGCACCGGCGACCAGGTGTGCCCGGGGTCCCGCACGGGGTCCGGGTGGGCCTCCCGGTAGGAGTCGGCGAAGCCCGCCTCCTCGGCCGCCTTCGTCACCGGCCACTCGGTGTCCGGCCGGTCCAGGTGCGAGGGGCAGTTGAAGTCCCCGACGAGGACGACGGGTGCCGCGTCCCCGATCCGGTGCAGGGTGTCCCGCAGCTGTGCGAGCCGCACCTCCTCGTGGGCGAGCGGCTCCGTCGCGTAGGGCCCGTAGTGCGCCGAGTCCAGATGTGCCGTCCAGACATCGACCTCCCGGTCCCCCACGGCGATCCGCGCGCCGGCGGCCCCGTAGAACCCGGCGTCCGGGTCGCCCAGCGCGGCGGTGATCGGGAAGCGGCTGATGACGCCCAGGTTCGGTCCGCAGCTGTGGTGGTGCCAGCCGAGCGCCTCGGCGAGCTCCCCGGCGGCGGTGCCGTACGTCTCCTGGAGCCCGACCACGTCCACGTCGGTCTCGGCGATGACCTTGAGCTGCTTGGCCCGGTGGTCGTGGACCTTGGTGCCGCCGTACCAGAGGTTCCAGGTCATCACCCGGAGCCGGTACGGCAGCAGGGCGCGCAGCCGGGTCGTGGTGACGCCCTCCAGGCCGGTGAGGACCGTGCGCCCCGGGGCCGCCCCGATGGGGGCCAGGGAGGGCACGGCGAGGACCGCGCAGCCGGCCGCCTCGGCGGAGCGGACGCCGGTCTCCGTGTCCTCCACGGCCACACAGCCCGAGGGCGGCACGCCGAGGGCGCGGCAGGCGGCGAGGTAGGGGTCGGGGGCCGGCTTGGTGTGCTCGGTGTCGTCGGCGGTGACGGAGACAGCGAACCGGCTGGCGCCGAGGACGTCGAGGACGGTGTCGGCGACCGAGCGGGGGGACGCGGTGACCAGGGCGGTGGGGATCCGTTCCCTCGCCAGCGCGTCGAGCAGGTCGAGCGCTCCGGGGCGGGGCACGACCCCGGTGCGGACACGGTCCGCGAACTCGTGGTGCAGGGTCTCGGCGAGTGCGGCGGCCGGGGCGCCCGTGGCCGCGGACAGCCAGGCGGCCGTGTGCTCGACCGGGCGGCCCAGCACGTCCGGCCGGTCCGCGTCGGTCAAGGGCCGTCCGGCGACCTCCTCCACCGCCTCCCACCAGAGCCGCTCGGTGTCGACGAGCGTGCCGTCCATGTCGAACAGGACGGCCTGGAGCGGGAGTCGAGTCACGGTGATCTCTTTCGTGTGGGGGGAATCAGCGGTCGTACGACGGTCAGCGGATGCGTTCCGCCACCAGCACCGGCCGCTCGGGCAGCGACACGCTCACGGCGGCGCCGGCGGTGAGCTCGGCGGCCTCGTGCGCGGGCAGGTCGGCCTTGGCCTCGGTGCCGTCGGCGAGCCGGACGGTGACGCGGACGGCCGCGCCCAGGAAGGACGTGGCGACCACGCGGGACTTCCCGTCGGAGGCGGCCCGTACCCGCACGGCCTCGGGCCGCACCAGCACGTCGACCTCGCCGGCGGACGGCACCGGGCCGTCGACCGGCAGCCGCTGTCCGAGCACGTCGACGGTGTCCTGGACGAGCCGGCCGGGGATCCTGCTCATCGTGCCCACGAACTCGGCGACGAAGGCGGTGGCGGGGCGGGCGTACAACTCGCCGGGCGGCGCGCACTGTTCGAGCTTGCCGGCGTGCATCACGGCGACCCGGTCCGCCATGGACAGGGCCTCCTCCTGGTCGTGGGTGACGAACAGGGTGGTGATGCCCAGTTCCTGCTGGAGCCGCCGGATCTCCTCGCGCAGGCTGAGCCGCACCTTGGCGTCCAGCGCCGACAGCGGCTCGTCGAGGAGCAGGACACGCGGGCGCAGGGCGAGCGCGCGGGCCAGCGCGACCCGCTGCTGCTGGCCGCCGGAGAGCTGGTGCGGGAACCGGCCGCCCTTGTCGGCGAGTCCGACGAGGTCCAGCAACTCGGCTGCCCGGGACCGCCGTTCGGCCGTGCGGACCTTGCGCATGCGCAGTCCGAAGGCCACGTTGTCGAGTGCGTCGAGGTGCGGGAAGAGGCTGTACGACTGGAAGACCATCCCGGCGTCCCGGCGGTGGGCCGGCACCCTGGTCACGTCCTCGCCGTCCACCAGCACCTCGCCGGAGTCGGGGTGCTCGAAACCGGCGAGCATCCTGAGGGCGGTGGTCTTGCCGCAGCCGGACGGGCCGAGCAGGGCGAGCAGTTCACCCGGCCGGGCGGCCAGGTCCAGTCCGTCGAGGGCCACGGTCGGCCCGAACTCCCGCCTCAGGCCCCGGAATTCGACGGTTGCAGCTGATTCAGACATGAGTCATCCCCGGGAGGTAGGACGGGTACGGCCGCCGAAGCCGGCCAGGGCGAGGAGCAGCACCCACGTCACGAGCAGACTGAGCACGGACACGGCGACGGACAACTGGGCCTGCGAACCGCTGACGTTGACGATCCACACCGCGAAGGGCTGGAAGCCCAGCAGCTGGGCCACGGTGAACTCGCCGAGCACCAGGGCCAGGGTGAGGAAGGAGGCGTTGAGCAGGGCGCCGCGCAGGTTGGGCAGGACGGCCCGGACCAGAGCCTGCGGCCAGCCGGCACCGCAGCTGCGGGCGGCCTCGACGAGGGTGCGGACGTCGACGGCCCGGAGGCCGGCGTCCAGGGCCCGGTACACGAAGGGCAGCGCCATCACGACGTAGGCCAGCACCAGGACGAACGGGAAGTCGGGGTTCTGGATCGCCACGAAGGTCTGGAACAGCGGGGTCCGGGAGAGGTGGTCGGGGCCCCATTTGAGGACCGTGCCGATGCCGGCGACGAACGCGATCGGCGGGACGACGAGCGGCAGCGAGCACACCACTTCGACGACCGGCCTGAGCCGCGGTGCCCCGAGCCGCAACGCGACCATGGCGGGCACCATCAGCAGCAGCACGACGGCGATGGTGGCGAGGGCCAGTTCCAGCGAGAGCAGCAGGCTGGCGACGAAGCCGTCGGTGGAGAAGATCTGCGTGTAGGCGTCGAAGGTGACACCCTGGCCGGGCACGTCGACGGTGAAGACGACGGACGCGGCCAGCGGCACCAGGAAGTACAGTCCGGCGAGGCCGAGGACGCCCCACCGCCACAGGTTCAGGCGAGCCATCGGGCGCTCCTTCGCTGAAGGGGCAGGTACACGGCCATGACCAGACCGGCGACCAGGACCATGTCGAGGCTGAGGGCGAGCGCCACGTTCTCCTGGCCGACGAGCACGTTGCCGGAGATCGCGTCGGCGATCTGGAGGGTGACCAGCGGGATCGAACTGCCCACCATCGCGGCGGCGGTGGCATAGGCGGCGAAGGCGCTGCCGAAGAGCAGCACGAATCCGCCGAGGAGTGTGGGCAGCAGGACGGGCAGGGCGACGAACCGCCAGTACTGCGCGCCCGTGGCCCCGTTGTTCTGCGCGGCCTCGCGCCACTGGACGCGCAGCCCCTCCAGGGCGGGGGTGACGGTGAGGACCATGAGCGGGATGAGGAAGTACAGGTAGACGATGACCAGGCCCCAGAAGCTGTAGAGGTCCCAGCCCTGGTCGGTGAGGCCGAAGCGCCGGGTCAGCACACCGGCGTTGCCGAGCGTGGCGACGAAGGCGAAGGCCAGCGGGACACCGCCGAAGTTGGCGAGGACCCCGGACGCGGTGAGCACGGCCTCACGCAGGGCGCGGAATCGGGAGGTCACCACGGCCTGGGCGAGGGGCAGTCCGACCAGGGTGCCGAGGGCGGCGGACACGGCCGACAGCTTCACGCTGCCGAGCAGTGCGGTGAGGTAGGCGCCCTTGAGGGAGGTCGTCAGATTGCCGAGGGTGTACGAAGTCGCCCCGGTGGCGGGGTCCTTGGCGGTGAACGCGCCGTCGAGCATGGCGGCCGCGGGCAGCCCGAAGGCGACCGCGACGAACGCGAGCAGCGGGACCACCGCGACCCAGCCGAGGGACCGGCGCCGCCGCCTCACCTGAGCGGCGGGCGCCGTGTCCACCCGTACGGCGGTGGCCGTCATCCGGAGACGGCCTTCGCCCAGCCCTCACCGAGGACCGTCTTGGCCTTGTCCTGCTGGGCCTCGGTCGGGAACTCCGGGGTTCCGGTGACCTCGGGCAGCTTGGCCGCGGCGGCCTTGTCGAGGGTGCCGGCCTTCTCCATGGCGGTCATCAGGGCCGGGCGGGCGTATCCCTTGAGCCAGAGGTTCTGGCCCTCGGCGCTGTAGAGGTACTCCTGCCACAGGCGGGCGGCCGCCGGGTGCGGGGCGGCCTTGTTGACGGCCTGGGAGTAGTACTGCGAGAACTGGCCGTCGCTCGGGACCGTAACCTTCCAGTCGACGCCCTTGGACTTGAACTCGTCGGCGTACCCGGCGTTGAGGTAGTCCCAGTCGATGCTGATCGGCGTCTCGCCCTTCTCGACGGTGGCCGGGGTCGACTCGACGGGCGTGTAGTTGCCGTTCTTCTTCAGCTTGGCGAAGAAGTCCAGGCCGGGCTGGATGTCGTCGAAGGAGCCGCCGCTCGCGAGCGCGGCCGCGTAGACCCCGCCGAAGGCCGAGCCGGACTTGGTGGGATTGCCGTTGAGGGCGACCTGGCCCTTGTACTGGGGCTTGAGCAGGTCGGCGAAGGTGGTGGGGCAGGTCTTGACCCGCTTGGCGTCGCAGCCGATGGAGATGTAGCCGCCGTAGTCGTTGTACCAGCGGGCCTGCGGGTCCTTCTGGCCGGTGGGGATGTCGTCGTACGACTGGACCTTGTACGGCGCGAGCAGGCCCTGCTGGGCGGCGCTCAGCGCGAAGGAGCTGCCGAGGTCGAGGACGTCCGGGGCGCGGTCCTGGCCCTTCCTGGACGTCACGGCGTTGATCTCGTCCTGGCTGGAGCCGTCGGGGTTCTCGACGGAGATCTTGATGCCGTACTTCTTCTGGAAGCCGTCGATCAGGGCTCCGTAGTTGGCCCAGTCGCGGGGCAGTGCGATGGCGTTGAGCGTGCCCTCCTTCTTCGCCGCGGCGACCAGCTTGTCCATGCCGCCGAAGTCCGCGGCGAAGGTGGCGGTGGCGGCACTCTTGCCGTCGGCGGTGGTCGACGCGGTGTCGGGGGCGGCACCACAGGCGCTCAGGGCGAGGGCGGCGAGGGTGGCGAGAACACCGAGGGCGGCGGTTCTCGGCAGGGACACGGTCACGGCTTCTCCAGGGGACGCGCGAGGGTGCGGAGCCATACGGGAGTCAAAAGGGAGAGAACTTGTCTGAACAAGTTGGCCTCAGTAAGGCTGCCGCTGGTGTCCTGTCCGTAAACTCTGGCGAAACGTCGGCCGCTGAATTCCCGCACAATCAGGGCTTCTCCCGTCGACACAGGAGGTCGACTACGCTGGTCACGCTGTGCACAGCATTCGACTCAGAGGGGAAGCATGGGGGCGCGACACGAGCAGATCGCCGACGCACTGCGCCGGGCGATCGACCGCGAGGAGTACACCGTCGGCAGTCTGCTGCCCGCCGAGACGGAGCTCGCGGCGCACTACGGCGTCTCCCGCGGGACGGTCCGCCAGGCGGTGGCGGCGCTCACCTCCGAGGGGCTCATCGGCTCCCGGCAGGGCGCCCGGCGGGTGGTGCTGGCCAGCCGCCGCAGCCAGAGCTTCGCGGAGCTGAGGAGTTTCGCGCAGTGGGCGCGGGCGATGGGCCGGGAGGCGACCGGCCGAGTGGTGGCACAGGAGTACCGGCCCGCCTCCCAGGAGGACTCGGTACGCCTCCAACTGACCGCAGGAACACCGGTGTTGCACGTCCTGCGGGTGCGCGGTCTGGACGGCGAACCGGTGTTGCTGGAGCGGACGGTGTACGCCGACTGGATCTCCCCGACCGTCGAGGCCGTCGAGCCCGACTGCCCCTCGGTCACACAACGCCTGTACGACGACACGGGGTTGGTGTTCGCCTACGGGGAGCACGTCATCGACGCGGTGGCGGCCGGTGCGCGCGACGCGGAGCTGCTGGGCGTGCGCCGGACCAGTCCGCTCCTGCGGGTCCGGCGGGTGACCACGACCCGTGAGGGGCGGCCGGTGGAGTGGTCGGACGACCGCTACCGTTCTGACGCGGTGAGCTTCAGCGTGCACAACTCGATCGGCAACAACGCGCTGGCGCGCAAGACCGCGGAGTAGGCCCGCCCGGCCGGGCCGCAGGGCTGTCCCGCGCCGGGGACGACGGCACAGGCGTTCCCCCGCACGCGTACAGTCGCACCACCGCCCATGACGGAGGTCTCCGTGAACATCGCCGCACTCCCCCGGATCGACGAGCACGTGACGCTGGCCGCGGCCCGGGCCGACGATGTCTGGCAGGCGCTCGGCGAGACCCTGGAGCAGTCCTTCGGCCGCCCGCGCTCCGCCCGCTACGCCCGTCTGGTGGGCGTGGCCGACCGTACGGCGTCCGGGCCGCGGCCCCTCGCCGAGGGTTCGGTCCTTCCCGGGTTCCGGGTGGCCGACGCGGTCCCGGGACGCCAGCTGGTCCTCGTCGGCCGCCACCACTTCTCGACGTACGCCCTGGTCTTCCGGATCGAGCAGGCCGACGGCGGCCGCGCGCGGCTGCGGGCCGAGAGCCGGGCCCGGTTCCCCGGACCCGGCGGTGCCCTCTACCGGCTGCTGGTCATCTCCTCCGGCGCGCACGCCCTGCTCACCGGGCGGCTGGTGGCCTCGGTCCGATGCCGCGCCGAGCGGCTCAGGTGGGCGAACCCGACGAGAAGCGCCTGAGCAGCGGGGACAGGACCAGCACCGACTTGGTGCGTTCCACGAACGGCTCCCCGGCGATCCGCTCCAGTACCCGCTCGAAGTGCCGCATGTCGGAGGCGAAGACCTGGACGACCGCGTCCGCCTCGCCGGTGACGGTGGAGGCGGCCACGACCTCCTGGTAGCGCTCCAGACCCCGCTGGATGGTCTCCGGGGAGGTGTTGCGCCGGCAGTAGATCTCGACGAACCCCTCGGTCTCCCAGCCGAGGGCCGCCGGGTCCACGCGTACGGTGAATCCGGTGATGGCCCCGGTGGCACGCAGCCGGTCCACGCGCCGTTTCACGGCGGGCGCGGACAGGCCGACGATCTGCCCGATGTCCGCGTAGGAGCGGCGGGCGTCCTCGGCGAGGGCGTGCACGATGCGTTCGTCGAGATCGTTCAGCACGGTGGGTGGATCAGCTTTCGGGTGTTGCGAGTCGGGAACGGCGATGGCCGTACACGAAGTAGAACACGAGCCCGACGGCCATCCAGACCCCGAAGACCACCCAGGTGACGGTGGACAGGCTGCCCATCATCCACACGCAGAAGGCGAAACCCAGCGCCGGGAAGACCGGCGAGAGCGGGACCCGGAAGGTGCGGGGCATGTCCGGGCGGGTCCGGCGCAGCACCACGACGGCGATGTTGACCAGCGCGAAGGCGAAGAGCGTGCCGATGCTGGTGGCGTCGGCGAGCTGACCGAGCGGGATGGCCGCCGCCAGGACACCGCAGAAGAGGGAGACGATCACCGTGTTGGCCCGGGGCGTGCCGGTCCTCGGGTGGACGCGGCCGAACACCTTCGGCACCAGTCCGTCCCGGGCCATCGCGAAGAGGATGCGGGTCTGGCCGTAGAGCACGGTCAGGACGACGCTCGCGATGGCGATGACCGCGCAGAACGCCAGCAGGGTGCCCCAGAAGCTCTGCCCGGTCACCTCGCGCATGATCTGGGCCAGCGCGGCCTCCGAGTCGTTGAAGTGCTGCCAGGGCCTGGCGCCGACCGCCACGGCCGCGACCAGGACGTACAACGCGGTCACGATGACCAGCGAGAGCATGATGGCGCGCGGCAGGTCGCGCTGGGCGTTCTTCGCCTCCTCACCGGCCGTGGAGGCGGCGTCGAAGCCGATGTAGGAGAAGAACAGCGTGGCACCGGCCGCACTCACGCCCGCCATGCCGAGCGGCATGAAGTGCTCGTAGTTCCCGGAGCGGAAGCCCTGGACGCCGATCGCGCAGAACAGCACCAGCGCGGC
This genomic window contains:
- a CDS encoding Lrp/AsnC family transcriptional regulator; this translates as MLNDLDERIVHALAEDARRSYADIGQIVGLSAPAVKRRVDRLRATGAITGFTVRVDPAALGWETEGFVEIYCRRNTSPETIQRGLERYQEVVAASTVTGEADAVVQVFASDMRHFERVLERIAGEPFVERTKSVLVLSPLLRRFSSGSPT
- a CDS encoding HAD-IA family hydrolase, which encodes MTRLPLQAVLFDMDGTLVDTERLWWEAVEEVAGRPLTDADRPDVLGRPVEHTAAWLSAATGAPAAALAETLHHEFADRVRTGVVPRPGALDLLDALARERIPTALVTASPRSVADTVLDVLGASRFAVSVTADDTEHTKPAPDPYLAACRALGVPPSGCVAVEDTETGVRSAEAAGCAVLAVPSLAPIGAAPGRTVLTGLEGVTTTRLRALLPYRLRVMTWNLWYGGTKVHDHRAKQLKVIAETDVDVVGLQETYGTAAGELAEALGWHHHSCGPNLGVISRFPITAALGDPDAGFYGAAGARIAVGDREVDVWTAHLDSAHYGPYATEPLAHEEVRLAQLRDTLHRIGDAAPVVLVGDFNCPSHLDRPDTEWPVTKAAEEAGFADSYREAHPDPVRDPGHTWSPVHGHPEPQDRIDFVLHCGLRVLDSRTCVTGTHRTWPDVEDNDWPSDHAAVITTFSLGTGPGTV
- a CDS encoding NAD(P)/FAD-dependent oxidoreductase, yielding MTSTVPNAVEHADEQQPPITMFGPDFPYAYDDFLAHPAGLGQIPATEHGSEVAVIGGGLSGIVAAYELMKMGLKPVVYEADRIGGRLRTVGFEGCDPTLTAEMGAMRFPPSSTALQHYIDLVGLETRPFPNPLAEATPSTVVDLKGESHYAETVDDLPQVYRDVAAAWNKCLEEGADFSDMNRAMRERDVPRIREIWARLVEKLDNQTFYGFLCDSEAFKSFRHREIFGQVGFGTGGWDTDFPNSILEILRVVYTEADDHHRGIVGGSQQLPLRLWERTPEKIVHWAYGTSLASLHEGGEPRPAVTRLHRTAGNRITVTDARGDIRTYRAAIFTAQSWMLLSKIACDDSLFPIDHWTAIERTHYMESSKLFVPVDRPFWLDKDEDTGRDVMSMTLTDRMTRGTYLLDDGPDKPAVICLSYTWCDDSLKWLPLSANERMEVMLKSLGEIYPKVDIRKHIIGSPVTVSWENEPYFMGAFKANLPGHYRYQRRLFTHFMQDALPEDKRGIFLAGDDISWTAGWAEGAIQTALNAVWGVMHHFGGETDATNPGPGDLFEEIAPVQLPED
- a CDS encoding extracellular solute-binding protein, whose product is MTVSLPRTAALGVLATLAALALSACGAAPDTASTTADGKSAATATFAADFGGMDKLVAAAKKEGTLNAIALPRDWANYGALIDGFQKKYGIKISVENPDGSSQDEINAVTSRKGQDRAPDVLDLGSSFALSAAQQGLLAPYKVQSYDDIPTGQKDPQARWYNDYGGYISIGCDAKRVKTCPTTFADLLKPQYKGQVALNGNPTKSGSAFGGVYAAALASGGSFDDIQPGLDFFAKLKKNGNYTPVESTPATVEKGETPISIDWDYLNAGYADEFKSKGVDWKVTVPSDGQFSQYYSQAVNKAAPHPAAARLWQEYLYSAEGQNLWLKGYARPALMTAMEKAGTLDKAAAAKLPEVTGTPEFPTEAQQDKAKTVLGEGWAKAVSG
- a CDS encoding ABC transporter ATP-binding protein: MSESAATVEFRGLRREFGPTVALDGLDLAARPGELLALLGPSGCGKTTALRMLAGFEHPDSGEVLVDGEDVTRVPAHRRDAGMVFQSYSLFPHLDALDNVAFGLRMRKVRTAERRSRAAELLDLVGLADKGGRFPHQLSGGQQQRVALARALALRPRVLLLDEPLSALDAKVRLSLREEIRRLQQELGITTLFVTHDQEEALSMADRVAVMHAGKLEQCAPPGELYARPATAFVAEFVGTMSRIPGRLVQDTVDVLGQRLPVDGPVPSAGEVDVLVRPEAVRVRAASDGKSRVVATSFLGAAVRVTVRLADGTEAKADLPAHEAAELTAGAAVSVSLPERPVLVAERIR
- a CDS encoding carbon-nitrogen hydrolase family protein, translated to MRTALLQSSGRPGSVEGNLKVLDEAAGRAAATGAALLAAPEMFLTGYAIGDDIARLAEAADGESADAVAEIAGRHGIAIAYGYPERRAGTVFNSAQLISADGTRLANYRKTHLFGCFERDHFEPGEQPVVQAELGGLTVGLMICYDVEFPENVRAHALAGTDLLIVPTAQMHPFQFVAESLVPVRAWENQMYVAYVNRVGREGEFEFVGLSTLAGPDGVARARAGRAEELVFADADPALLTASRAANPYLADRRPGLYASLV
- a CDS encoding ABC transporter permease subunit; translated protein: MARLNLWRWGVLGLAGLYFLVPLAASVVFTVDVPGQGVTFDAYTQIFSTDGFVASLLLSLELALATIAVVLLLMVPAMVALRLGAPRLRPVVEVVCSLPLVVPPIAFVAGIGTVLKWGPDHLSRTPLFQTFVAIQNPDFPFVLVLAYVVMALPFVYRALDAGLRAVDVRTLVEAARSCGAGWPQALVRAVLPNLRGALLNASFLTLALVLGEFTVAQLLGFQPFAVWIVNVSGSQAQLSVAVSVLSLLVTWVLLLALAGFGGRTRPTSRG
- a CDS encoding GntR family transcriptional regulator, translating into MGARHEQIADALRRAIDREEYTVGSLLPAETELAAHYGVSRGTVRQAVAALTSEGLIGSRQGARRVVLASRRSQSFAELRSFAQWARAMGREATGRVVAQEYRPASQEDSVRLQLTAGTPVLHVLRVRGLDGEPVLLERTVYADWISPTVEAVEPDCPSVTQRLYDDTGLVFAYGEHVIDAVAAGARDAELLGVRRTSPLLRVRRVTTTREGRPVEWSDDRYRSDAVSFSVHNSIGNNALARKTAE
- a CDS encoding amino acid permease — encoded protein: MLDQGAPPRQRTPQAAGVGARLLRRKPVERLVAEGGQGEGGALRRSLGLWQLTMISIGATLGTGIFVVLGEAVPKAGPAVTLSFVIAGLTALFSALSYAELAGTIPVSGSSYSYAYATMGELIAWICGWCLVLEYGVSVAAVAVGWGEYLNELLDGTIGVTIPDALSAPPGDGGVFNLPALIVVLLAMAFLLGGARESARANTVMVVVKIAALVLFCAIGVQGFRSGNYEHFMPLGMAGVSAAGATLFFSYIGFDAASTAGEEAKNAQRDLPRAIMLSLVIVTALYVLVAAVAVGARPWQHFNDSEAALAQIMREVTGQSFWGTLLAFCAVIAIASVVLTVLYGQTRILFAMARDGLVPKVFGRVHPRTGTPRANTVIVSLFCGVLAAAIPLGQLADATSIGTLFAFALVNIAVVVLRRTRPDMPRTFRVPLSPVFPALGFAFCVWMMGSLSTVTWVVFGVWMAVGLVFYFVYGHRRSRLATPES
- a CDS encoding ABC transporter permease subunit, which produces MTATAVRVDTAPAAQVRRRRRSLGWVAVVPLLAFVAVAFGLPAAAMLDGAFTAKDPATGATSYTLGNLTTSLKGAYLTALLGSVKLSAVSAALGTLVGLPLAQAVVTSRFRALREAVLTASGVLANFGGVPLAFAFVATLGNAGVLTRRFGLTDQGWDLYSFWGLVIVYLYFLIPLMVLTVTPALEGLRVQWREAAQNNGATGAQYWRFVALPVLLPTLLGGFVLLFGSAFAAYATAAAMVGSSIPLVTLQIADAISGNVLVGQENVALALSLDMVLVAGLVMAVYLPLQRRSARWLA
- a CDS encoding MFS transporter translates to MSLSPARVPTTGVRRLTSTLYGYAFLDDLVLLYPVYALLFADTGLPLWQISSLFALWSLTAVVLEVPSGAWADTVSRRRLLWLGPLLTAAGFALWVTVPSYSAFALGFVLWGAGGALGSGSLEALVYDELERLGAAERYARVMGRTRAVRLLATVAAMGLAGPVLALGGYGAVGAASVLACLLAAVTATRLPEHRVPAEKGSTSWPATLRAGVAEARGDRGVQGALLLVPAAAAVWGALDEYVSLLIRDLGVADATVPYLVLLVWATVTVGSLLTGPAERLGTRGLAALIAGAALAMAVGAGVRTPAGIALVGLAFAGFQLAEVLADVRLQHRIDDARRATLTSVASLGTELVTVAVFGLYSLLGASLPHSTVFVILSGPYLVTALVLSRGGRRRRDTSPEGRPCDASPEIRPRDASPKDRPRNESPQERPRTQ